The genomic DNA ATATCCCAGGTATGAGGTGGGTACTATTTGCAAGGGAATGGTCGGCTGGGCGCAAACACTGGGAATCGCCACCATTGGAGGAGACCCCCACTGAACAGAATTCCTATCATAGACCTGCTTTGATGAGAAATGACTTGGATATGCTCCAAGGGGAGTAGCTAAATTCTGCCAACTCGAGTGATAAGGGAAGAAGAGAGCAGGGATCTGCTGAGGTGGGTTGTGATTACTATCACAAGATCCCGATGAGTTACTCTCCAGTTCACTTGCAGAAGAGGGTTCCTCTCTACTTTCGGAGAAACTAACAGGACCCCTCTCACCAGATCTACAGCGATCCCTGAGATTTAGCACACTGTCCATTGACTCAGAGAGAGTCCCCTCGGGCCCAAATTTTAAGACTGCTGACCCTCTTACTTCTGGAGGAGTTAAAGGAGAAGCAAATTCACCAGGTGGAAGGAAACGAGGATTGGCTGAGTTGGGAGTTTCTAATCCGGAAGTCGGCGCTGCCATACCATTGACGGACAAAACAGCCTGACGATACTGAGAAGAAGCAAACTGCTTGTTTTTCCTCCGGCCTGCACCCACGGGGACATTCCTCATCGTCCCGCCTGCAGTCCAATACCTTTGACAGTTCTTGCAGAAGTGCCTCGGTTGATTAACGTTGTAGTTGTTGAAGTAACAGAATTTCGTGTCGAAACTGTTGCATCTGGGACAGGGGAGGATCTTGTCTGGCTTCTTGAATGTTTTCTCTTCCTCATGCTGAGTTGTCTCTGTCTTGTCTTCCTCATTGTCGGGACTCACTTGAG from Punica granatum isolate Tunisia-2019 chromosome 2, ASM765513v2, whole genome shotgun sequence includes the following:
- the LOC116196808 gene encoding cyclic dof factor 3-like produces the protein MSPQNMIPGIKLFGRKIPVPEGQIPAKPDAGFQIPTESQVTEARGANSNIEAVQFGKSADVESGQEDMAQVSPDNEEDKTETTQHEEEKTFKKPDKILPCPRCNSFDTKFCYFNNYNVNQPRHFCKNCQRYWTAGGTMRNVPVGAGRRKNKQFASSQYRQAVLSVNGMAAPTSGLETPNSANPRFLPPGEFASPLTPPEVRGSAVLKFGPEGTLSESMDSVLNLRDRCRSGERGPVSFSESREEPSSASELESNSSGSCDSNHNPPQQIPALFFPYHSSWQNLATPLGAYPSHFSSKQVYDRNSVQWGSPPMVAIPSVCAQPTIPLQIVPTSYLGYVPFAVLNGCLSPSSSTVTNGGCSGSGSPSLGKHLRDGDVERSESDVLVPKTLRIDDPNEASRSPIWATFGIKPYEKVSSSMVNGKVECQGNNSEDAADIMEANPAALSRSHTFQEST